The genome window GTCGTCGGACGCGGACGAGATCCGTTGGGTCTATCTCGACATCGGCAAGTTCAACGGCCTTGCCGAGACGATGGACGAGGCGATCCGCTACCCGATCCGCACCGACAAGGACGGTGACCGCAAGACCCCTTGCGTGCTGGCCGGCCCGACCTGCGACAGTGTCGACGTGCTTTATGAAAAAGCGCCCTACGAACTGCCGGTCAGCCTGTCCATCGGCGACAAGGTGCTGATCGAGGCATGCGGCGCCTATACGACGACCTATTCGTCGATCGCGTTCAACGGCTTCGACCCGTTGCGCTCCTACGTCATCTGACTGTTTCACCCCACCTTGTTCAATTCCGGCAATCGGTCGCGCAAGCGGCCGATTGCTGTCATCGTGCTGCCGTATCGCGTGCCGAAAGTGGCCGTGCACCGCGCAAAAGAACGCAAAGGATCGCCGCCATGAGCAACGACGACACACCCGTGGTCACCAAGCCCCGCCGCAAGCCCGCGCCGCGCGGCGCCGCGAAGACCGCCGCGACACCTGCTCCGGCAGCCGAGAAGGCGATGGACGCGCCCGCTCCGGCAGCGCCCGCCTATCCGGTCCACGGCACGATCTCCGGTCCCATCGTGATGATCGGCTTCGGCTCCATCGGCAAGGGCACGTTGCCCCTGATCGAGCGGCACTTCGGCTTCGACGCCGCGCGGGTGACGGTGATCGATCCGGTCGATACCGACCAGGCGATGGTCGAGGAGCGCGGCTACCGCTTCTCCAAGGTGGCGATCACGCCCGACAACTACCGTGATGTGCTGACGCCGCTGCTGACCGAAGGCAAGGGGCAGGGGTTTTGCGTCAACCTGTCGGTCGATACGTCCTCGCTCGACCTGATGAAGCTCTGCCGGGAGCTTGGCGTTCTCTATGTCGATACGGTGGTCGAGCCCTGGCTCGGCTTTTATTTCGACACCTCTGCGGACAATGCATCGCGCACCAACTATGCGCTGCGCGAGACCGTGCGGCGCGAGAAGAAAAAGAACCCCGGCGGCACCACGGCCGTATCCTGCTGCGGGGCCAATCCCGGCATGGTGTCCTGGTTCGTCAAGCAGGCGCTGGTCGACATCGCCCGCGACACGGGGCGCACCTTCGAGGAGCCGACAACCCGCAAGGGCTGGGCGAAGCTGATGAAGAAGGTCGGCGTCAAGGGCGTCCATATCGCCGAGCGCGACACCCAGCGCGCCCGTATGCCGAAGCCGATGAACGTGTTCTGGAACACCTGGTCGGCGGAAGGCTTCCTGTCGGAAGGCTTCCAGCCGGCCGAGCTCGGCTGGGGCACGCATGAAAACTGGAAGCCCAGGAACGCGAAGAAACAGAAGAAGGGCTGCAAGGCGGCGATTTTCCTGGAGCAGCCCGGCGCCAACACGCGCGTTCGCACCTGGTGCCCGACGCCGGGCGCGCAGTACGGTTTCCTCGTCACCCACAATGAGTCGATTTCCATCGCCGATTTCTTCACTGTGCGCGACGGCAAGAAGGTCGTCTATCGCCCGACCTGCCACTATGCCTACCATCCGGCGAACGATGCGGTTCTCTCTCTGCACGAACTCTTCGGCGCCGCCGGCCAGGTGCAGCCGAAGCTCCATGTGCTCGACGAGACCGAAATCGCCGACGGTATCGACGAGCTCGGAGTGTTGCTCTACGGCCACGCGAAGAACGCCTACTGGTACGGCTCGCAGCTCTCCATCGAGGAGGCCCGCAAGCTCGCCCCCTATCAGAACGCGACCGGCCTGCAGGTGACCTCCGCCGTGCTTGCCGGCATGGTCTGGGCTTTGGAAAACCCCACCGCCGGCATCGTCGAGGCGGACGAGATGGACTATCGCCGCTGCCTGGAGGTGCAAAAGCCGTATCTCGGTCCGGTGAAGGGCTATTACACCGACTGGACCCCGCTCACCGATCGTCCGGGCCTGTTTCCCGAAGACATCGACGAGAGCGATCCCTGGCAGTTCCGCAACGTGCTGGTGCACTGAGCGAGCGGCGCGCAGACCGTTTCCCGCGCCCCCGGCCCCGGACCTGCCGGTTCGCGGCCGGGGGCGCGTTCGTCTGGACGTCGCCCTGGCGAATGACT of Stappia sp. ES.058 contains these proteins:
- a CDS encoding homospermidine synthase, giving the protein MIGFGSIGKGTLPLIERHFGFDAARVTVIDPVDTDQAMVEERGYRFSKVAITPDNYRDVLTPLLTEGKGQGFCVNLSVDTSSLDLMKLCRELGVLYVDTVVEPWLGFYFDTSADNASRTNYALRETVRREKKKNPGGTTAVSCCGANPGMVSWFVKQALVDIARDTGRTFEEPTTRKGWAKLMKKVGVKGVHIAERDTQRARMPKPMNVFWNTWSAEGFLSEGFQPAELGWGTHENWKPRNAKKQKKGCKAAIFLEQPGANTRVRTWCPTPGAQYGFLVTHNESISIADFFTVRDGKKVVYRPTCHYAYHPANDAVLSLHELFGAAGQVQPKLHVLDETEIADGIDELGVLLYGHAKNAYWYGSQLSIEEARKLAPYQNATGLQVTSAVLAGMVWALENPTAGIVEADEMDYRRCLEVQKPYLGPVKGYYTDWTPLTDRPGLFPEDIDESDPWQFRNVLVH